A portion of the Myripristis murdjan chromosome 13, fMyrMur1.1, whole genome shotgun sequence genome contains these proteins:
- the gpr4 gene encoding G-protein coupled receptor 4, whose amino-acid sequence MCNITFCDVDSKVDQFFQPTLYIIVIVLGLPTNCMALWAAYMQVRQRNELGIYLINLSVADLLYITTLPLWIDYFLQHDDWIHGQESCKLFGFIFYTNIYVSIAFLCCISLDRYLAVAYPLRFAKVRRVKTAVLVSMLVWIIEIVANSAPLFHDELFQDRFNHTFCFEKYPMQDWVAGMNLYRTFLGFLAPWTAMLVAYRGILVAVRCNVSTERQEKAKIQRLALSLILIVLLCFGPYHVLLLWRSIMFLRKPCDCGSEESLFAAYHVSLALTSLNCVADPILYCFVNEGARHDVGRALSALLAAACHRGSSSSPSHADILNAGSVTMETPLSAKKQPCVYGDGGKTSSYKTELVALKEECLQMTILSVRK is encoded by the exons ATGTGCAACATCACTTTCTGTGATGTGGACAGTAAGGTGGACCAGTTCTTCCAGCCCACGCTCTACATCATAGTCATCGTTCTGGGTCTGCCCACCAACTGCATGGCCCTGTGGGCTGCCTACATGCAg GTGCGCCAACGTAACGAGCTCGGCATCTACCTGATCAACCTGTCGGTGGCCGACCTCCTCTACATCACCACTCTTCCTCTGTGGATCGACTACTTCCTGCAGCACGATGACTGGATCCACGGTCAGGAGAGCTGCAAGCTGTTTGGCTTCATCTTCTACACTAACATCTACGTCAGCATCGCCTTCCTCTGCTGCATATCGCTGGACAGGTACCTGGCTGTGGCGTACCCCCTGCGCTTCGCCAAGGTCCGACGGGTCAAAACAG CTGTCCTGGTCAGCATGTTGGTCTGGATCATTGAGATCGTAGCCaactctgctcctctcttccaCGACGAGCTCTTCCAGGATCGATTCAACCACACCTTCTGCTTCGAGAAGTATCCCATGCAGGACTGGGTGGCTGGAATGAACCTCTACCGAACATTTCTGGGCTTCCTAGCTCCCTGGACAGCCATGCTGGTCGCCTACCGTGGGATCCTCGTGGCGGTGCGCTGCAATGTGTCAACGGAGCGTCAGGAAAAGGCCAAAATTCAGCGGCTGGCACTGAGCCTCATCCtgattgttttgctgtgttttgggcCGTACcacgtcctcctcctctggcggAGCATCATGTTTCTGAGGAAGCCTTGTGACTGCGGTTCGGAGGAGAGCTTGTTCGCGGCGTACCACGTCTCGTTGGCTCTGACCAGCCTCAATTGCGTCGCCGACCCCATTTTGTACTGTTTTGTCAATGAGGGGGCCAGGCATGACGTGGGACGAGCCCTCTCTGCACTCTTGGCTGCAGCCTGCCACAGGGGCTCCTCGTCCTCGCCATCGCATGCCGACATCCTCAACGCCGGCTCAGTGACCATGGAAACACCCCTTTCTGCAAAGAAGCAGCCCTGTGTGTATGGAGACGGAGGCAAGACAAGCAGCTACAAGACAGAGCTGGTGGCTCTAAAGGAGGAATGTCTACAGATGACCATCCTCAGTGTGAGGAAATGA